A single region of the Candidatus Binataceae bacterium genome encodes:
- a CDS encoding aldo/keto reductase, giving the protein MELRPFGRTGIQISAIGFGCWEIGGGYGSIEETEFIKAVNRALDLGMNCFDTAEAYGFGASETSLAKALGSRRKEAVITTKFGVGYPDKPNYRDSSRQRVMESIEKSLKALNTDHVDVYLIHWPDRVTSFEEPMRALEDLVKQGKARAVGLSNFKLSEIEACMKVRRVDVVQYCWNMFDRRMQKEIFPYCRENGIGVMAYGSLAYGMLTGTLTEESAFDKGDWRSRRGQLGNLNLFQHLFGPEHFLKNLRSVEDLKPIAKRYNKTLPQLALRWTLSNPVISTALVGCRNPREVDDNVGALGWTISDADMKEIDAIFAKHGAITMPEPWLETE; this is encoded by the coding sequence ATGGAACTCCGACCATTCGGTAGGACCGGCATCCAGATTTCAGCCATCGGCTTCGGATGCTGGGAAATCGGCGGCGGCTACGGAAGTATCGAGGAGACCGAGTTCATCAAGGCGGTGAATCGCGCTCTCGACCTCGGCATGAACTGTTTCGACACCGCGGAGGCTTATGGCTTCGGCGCGTCGGAGACTTCGCTTGCGAAGGCGCTCGGCTCGCGGCGCAAGGAAGCGGTGATCACGACCAAGTTCGGCGTCGGCTATCCCGATAAGCCGAACTATCGCGACAGCTCCCGCCAGCGCGTCATGGAATCGATCGAGAAGAGCCTCAAGGCGCTCAACACCGATCACGTCGACGTTTACCTGATTCACTGGCCCGACCGCGTGACATCGTTCGAGGAACCGATGCGCGCGCTCGAGGACCTCGTGAAGCAGGGCAAGGCGCGTGCGGTTGGCCTGTCGAACTTCAAGCTGAGCGAGATCGAGGCCTGCATGAAAGTGCGGCGCGTCGATGTCGTCCAGTACTGCTGGAACATGTTCGATCGCCGGATGCAGAAGGAGATCTTCCCATATTGCCGCGAGAATGGAATCGGCGTGATGGCCTACGGCTCGCTCGCCTACGGAATGCTCACCGGCACGCTCACGGAGGAATCCGCGTTCGACAAGGGCGACTGGCGCTCGCGTCGCGGCCAGCTTGGTAATCTCAACTTGTTTCAGCATCTGTTCGGCCCCGAGCATTTCCTGAAGAACCTGCGCTCAGTCGAGGACCTGAAGCCGATCGCAAAGCGCTACAACAAGACGCTGCCGCAGCTCGCGCTGCGCTGGACGCTTTCGAATCCCGTGATCAGCACGGCACTCGTCGGATGCCGCAATCCGCGCGAGGTCGATGACAACGTCGGCGCGCTCGGCTGGACGATCTCGGACGCTGACATGAAGGAGATCGATGCGATCTTCGCTAAGCACGGCGCGATCACGATGCCGGAGCCGTGGCTCGAGACTGAGTAA
- a CDS encoding amidohydrolase family protein → MSVQKFAPMTKNFPTFDCDAHVTEPPWLWERAKDWLTKDEYDALKGTIWWDPESEQLIVNGKANAGIGSQRIGGTAGVVNVLSLAGPGLKHDIQRALNVRNLNPKTALTKEQAAYIDHKGSYEPKPRLKDMDTQGIDQVMIIPTDIDTYPWLLDAVGAKAMCKAYNDWAHEYCSENPERLYFAAMLPMQDPKFAEMEVYRVAAKGCRVGLVRPIDAMGNFPIQPKYDRVWKAMEDTGVVYGMHPFPAFGSLKPPGYTEQHSGAELISLTATSSGLPHSFLINVQDFQAEASLWVVMVLMSGFFDRYPKLRAAVFEASSTWLSFILDECDKHYKLYRNERKLRPLKQLPSETFFERCVTGFEGDEAPPSRLPEFYENILAWSSDVYHHDGDDVWRAIDTMRKCELPEAYQAKFLGGNARKLYKIDAPREFIADRVTEIERPDWWPTEEEVKQSLKPEASVFRFQ, encoded by the coding sequence ATGTCCGTTCAAAAGTTTGCACCGATGACGAAGAACTTCCCGACCTTCGATTGCGACGCGCACGTGACCGAGCCGCCATGGCTCTGGGAGCGCGCGAAGGACTGGCTGACCAAGGACGAGTACGACGCGCTCAAGGGCACGATCTGGTGGGATCCCGAAAGTGAGCAGTTAATAGTCAATGGCAAGGCCAACGCCGGTATCGGCTCGCAGCGGATCGGCGGCACGGCCGGCGTTGTCAATGTGTTGTCGCTCGCAGGCCCCGGCCTCAAGCACGACATCCAGCGCGCGCTCAACGTGCGCAATCTCAATCCCAAGACCGCGCTCACCAAGGAGCAGGCGGCTTATATCGATCACAAGGGATCGTACGAGCCCAAACCGCGCCTCAAGGACATGGATACGCAGGGTATCGACCAGGTCATGATCATCCCGACCGATATCGATACCTATCCGTGGCTGCTCGATGCCGTTGGCGCCAAGGCAATGTGCAAGGCCTACAACGATTGGGCGCACGAGTACTGCTCCGAGAATCCCGAGCGCCTTTACTTCGCCGCGATGCTCCCGATGCAGGATCCCAAGTTCGCCGAGATGGAAGTGTATCGCGTCGCGGCCAAGGGATGCCGCGTAGGCCTGGTGCGGCCGATCGATGCGATGGGCAACTTCCCGATTCAGCCGAAATACGATCGCGTGTGGAAGGCGATGGAAGACACGGGCGTCGTTTACGGGATGCATCCGTTCCCGGCGTTCGGCTCGCTCAAGCCGCCCGGCTACACCGAGCAGCATTCAGGCGCCGAGCTGATCTCGCTCACCGCGACCTCGTCGGGCTTGCCGCATTCGTTCCTGATCAACGTGCAGGACTTCCAGGCCGAAGCATCGTTGTGGGTCGTGATGGTGTTGATGTCGGGATTCTTCGATCGCTACCCGAAACTGCGCGCCGCCGTGTTCGAGGCGTCCTCGACCTGGCTCAGCTTTATCCTCGACGAATGCGACAAGCACTACAAATTGTATCGTAACGAGCGCAAGTTGCGGCCGCTGAAGCAGCTCCCGAGCGAGACCTTCTTCGAGCGCTGCGTGACGGGATTCGAGGGCGACGAAGCGCCGCCGTCGCGCCTGCCCGAGTTCTACGAGAACATCCTCGCGTGGTCGTCCGACGTTTATCATCACGACGGTGACGACGTGTGGCGCGCGATCGACACGATGCGCAAGTGCGAGCTGCCCGAGGCCTACCAGGCCAAGTTCCTCGGCGGCAACGCGCGCAAGCTCTACAAAATCGACGCGCCGCGGGAGTTCATCGCCGATCGCGTAACGGAGATCGAGCGCCCCGACTGGTGGCCAACCGAAGAAGAAGTAAAGCAATCACTTAAACCCGAAGCCTCGGTATTCAGGTTCCAGTGA
- a CDS encoding amidohydrolase family protein — MPNKRFAVFDGDSHVVEPAELWTKYLDPEFRTLGKSALWREDGQHGSYLKVNGKPFRDTMNSNIPRHAIWKPGMHLEDVGGLDPEVHHAAVAGASNAEARLRDMDAMGIDQALLYPTWFAEGFHLVEDPDVAYALARAYNDWVANFCQAAPERLFAASMVPLQNMDYAIEELRRTAKMPCFRAAFIRPMFLEGHYFTHPVYDPLWAEIESLGTTLAVHPTAGFWNPEWTSHGQFFEKVKGRLNHRAFSTAGGGGPTAGGGGDITFGFTASPPLGHPIAQILAPWLDNHMFVASTLIGFTVMQRYPNMKVVVAHGKASWMEEVLEKMEASTRTIPLLHYYPVRTDTEEMWEEGKIMLGFDAEERLIQKLPDDFAHKVVWGSRYPHQDTTSAYDAIEMLTTARVEEPLMARMLGGNAADQFGVKLKTAA, encoded by the coding sequence ATGCCCAACAAGCGCTTTGCAGTATTCGATGGCGACTCGCACGTGGTCGAGCCCGCCGAGCTATGGACCAAGTATCTCGATCCCGAGTTTCGCACGCTCGGCAAATCCGCCCTCTGGCGCGAAGATGGGCAGCACGGTTCCTATCTGAAAGTTAACGGCAAACCCTTCCGCGACACGATGAACTCCAACATCCCGCGTCACGCGATCTGGAAGCCCGGGATGCACCTCGAGGACGTCGGCGGCCTCGATCCCGAGGTTCATCATGCGGCAGTCGCTGGAGCCTCGAACGCCGAGGCTCGCCTGCGCGACATGGACGCGATGGGCATCGACCAGGCGCTGCTCTATCCGACCTGGTTCGCCGAGGGATTCCATCTCGTCGAGGATCCTGATGTCGCGTACGCGCTCGCGCGCGCATACAACGACTGGGTCGCGAACTTCTGCCAAGCCGCGCCGGAGAGGCTTTTTGCGGCCTCGATGGTTCCGCTGCAGAACATGGACTACGCAATCGAGGAGTTGCGCCGCACGGCGAAGATGCCGTGCTTCCGCGCCGCTTTCATCCGCCCGATGTTCCTTGAAGGCCACTACTTCACGCATCCGGTTTACGATCCGCTGTGGGCCGAGATCGAAAGCCTCGGCACTACGCTCGCGGTGCATCCGACGGCAGGATTCTGGAATCCCGAGTGGACCTCGCACGGACAATTTTTCGAGAAGGTGAAGGGCCGCCTGAATCATCGCGCCTTCAGCACCGCCGGCGGGGGTGGACCAACGGCAGGTGGCGGCGGCGACATCACATTTGGATTTACCGCCTCGCCACCGCTCGGCCATCCGATTGCGCAAATCCTGGCGCCCTGGCTCGACAATCACATGTTCGTCGCCTCGACGCTGATCGGCTTCACCGTGATGCAACGCTACCCGAACATGAAAGTAGTCGTCGCGCACGGCAAAGCCTCGTGGATGGAAGAGGTCCTGGAGAAGATGGAAGCCTCGACCCGAACGATTCCACTACTCCACTACTATCCAGTGCGCACCGACACCGAGGAGATGTGGGAGGAGGGCAAGATCATGCTCGGCTTCGACGCCGAGGAGCGCCTCATCCAGAAGCTGCCCGACGACTTCGCGCACAAAGTGGTCTGGGGTTCGCGGTACCCGCATCAGGATACGACCAGCGCCTACGATGCGATCGAAATGCTCACCACGGCGCGCGTCGAAGAGCCGCTCATGGCGAGAATGCTCGGCGGCAACGCGGCAGATCAGTTCGGCGTGAAGCTGAAAACAGCAGCGTAA
- a CDS encoding molybdopterin-dependent oxidoreductase: MKAQRRIVNRVCPFCEATCGVAIEVEGDQIVAVRGDKEDPFSRGFICPKAYGLKAFQQDPDRLKQPMRRTAGGWQPITWEAAFAEIETRLTAIQQKYGRDAVGMYSGNPIVHDLALMYMPVLARALGSKSLFNASAVDTLPKQVQTGLMFGGPFPATIPVPDIDRTSYLLIVGANPAISHGSLMTMPDAPGRLKGVVERGGKLVVIDPRRTETARLASEHHFIRPGADAAFLLAMVHTLFDENLVRLGAAEDLINGLEEVKVSVRAFAPEAVAGFCGMDAATIRRLAREFAAAPSAACYGRLGTCVQEFGTLSCWGIELMNILAGNLDRPGGVMFTTPAAPINSLSRSKPFTFARFRSRVSGQPEVEGRIPSSTMAEEMLTPGDGQVRAMILLMTNPLRSAANSEQLERAFKGLEFVVAVDFYINETTRYADIILPTPTNAEASCYEFGLYHLSVRNVAKWSSMAVPPKAGSPSTWEVILRLGAIAMGIGKQSTRAIDDVVFSQIAGTSVGCNSKWENLTTEEVIANLKDLIGPERLVDMLVRIGPYGDGFGRRPDGLTLAKIKESEHGIDLGPLEPRLRELLNTRSGKIELAPREMLDDLPRLRAHMTTGRDGMILIGRRDLRWSNSFMHNLPALVKGRDRCVLQISPSDAGRFGLGEGDSARITSRVGSVVAPIEITTDLMPGVVSLPHGWGHDAEGSQLQVAKAHAGVNTNVLTDDRAYDVLSGTAVLFGTPVRIEPELGSGK; encoded by the coding sequence ATGAAGGCTCAGCGGCGAATCGTAAATCGCGTTTGTCCTTTCTGCGAGGCGACCTGCGGCGTCGCGATCGAAGTCGAAGGCGACCAGATCGTCGCCGTGCGCGGCGACAAGGAAGATCCGTTTTCGCGCGGGTTCATCTGCCCGAAGGCATACGGGCTCAAGGCGTTCCAGCAGGACCCCGATCGTCTGAAGCAGCCGATGCGGCGCACGGCCGGCGGATGGCAGCCGATCACGTGGGAGGCAGCCTTCGCGGAGATCGAAACGCGCCTTACCGCGATCCAACAGAAATACGGCCGCGATGCCGTCGGGATGTATTCCGGCAATCCTATCGTTCACGACCTCGCGTTGATGTACATGCCGGTGCTCGCGCGAGCGCTCGGGAGCAAGAGCCTCTTCAATGCGAGCGCGGTCGACACGCTGCCAAAGCAAGTGCAGACGGGGTTGATGTTCGGCGGGCCGTTTCCGGCGACAATTCCCGTTCCCGACATCGATCGCACCTCGTATCTGCTGATCGTCGGCGCCAATCCGGCGATCTCGCACGGCAGCCTGATGACGATGCCCGACGCGCCCGGCCGTCTGAAGGGCGTGGTTGAGCGGGGCGGTAAACTCGTTGTCATCGACCCGCGGCGCACCGAGACTGCGAGGCTCGCAAGCGAGCATCATTTCATTCGGCCCGGCGCCGACGCGGCGTTCCTGCTCGCGATGGTGCATACGTTGTTCGACGAAAATCTGGTGAGGCTTGGTGCGGCTGAGGACCTCATCAATGGATTGGAAGAGGTGAAGGTTAGTGTCCGCGCATTCGCTCCTGAAGCAGTCGCGGGCTTCTGCGGAATGGATGCGGCCACGATTCGGCGGCTCGCGCGCGAGTTCGCCGCGGCACCCTCGGCGGCATGCTACGGACGCCTCGGCACCTGCGTGCAGGAGTTCGGCACGCTCTCATGCTGGGGCATCGAGCTCATGAATATCCTGGCCGGCAATCTTGATCGCCCGGGCGGCGTGATGTTCACGACGCCGGCGGCGCCTATTAACTCATTGTCACGGAGCAAGCCGTTTACGTTTGCGCGGTTCAGGAGCAGGGTCAGCGGCCAGCCCGAAGTCGAGGGACGAATCCCGTCGTCCACGATGGCCGAGGAGATGCTGACGCCCGGCGATGGGCAAGTGCGCGCGATGATCCTGCTAATGACGAATCCGCTGCGCAGCGCGGCCAATTCCGAGCAGCTCGAACGCGCGTTCAAAGGCCTCGAGTTCGTCGTTGCTGTCGACTTTTATATCAACGAGACGACGCGCTACGCCGATATCATCCTGCCGACTCCGACCAATGCCGAAGCGTCGTGCTACGAGTTCGGTCTCTACCACCTGTCGGTGCGAAATGTTGCGAAGTGGTCTTCGATGGCGGTGCCGCCTAAGGCCGGTTCGCCGAGCACATGGGAAGTGATCCTGAGGCTGGGCGCGATTGCGATGGGGATCGGAAAACAATCGACGCGAGCAATCGACGACGTGGTGTTTAGTCAGATCGCCGGAACGTCGGTCGGATGCAATAGCAAGTGGGAGAATCTGACTACTGAGGAAGTGATCGCGAACCTGAAGGATTTGATCGGTCCCGAGCGGCTGGTGGACATGCTCGTGCGCATCGGGCCCTATGGCGACGGCTTCGGCCGCCGTCCCGATGGATTGACGCTCGCGAAGATCAAGGAATCCGAACATGGAATCGATCTGGGTCCGCTCGAGCCGCGGCTGCGCGAATTGCTGAACACCAGGAGCGGCAAGATCGAGCTCGCGCCGCGCGAGATGCTCGATGACTTGCCGCGCCTGCGCGCGCATATGACGACAGGCCGCGACGGCATGATTCTCATTGGGCGCCGCGACCTGCGCTGGAGCAACTCGTTTATGCACAATCTGCCGGCGCTCGTGAAAGGCCGCGATCGATGCGTGTTACAAATCTCGCCGAGCGACGCCGGCCGTTTCGGCCTCGGCGAGGGCGACTCGGCGCGTATCACGAGCAGAGTCGGCAGCGTCGTCGCACCGATCGAAATCACAACCGACCTGATGCCGGGTGTCGTCAGTCTGCCCCACGGCTGGGGTCACGACGCCGAAGGCTCTCAACTCCAAGTCGCGAAGGCGCACGCTGGGGTGAACACCAACGTCCTCACCGACGATCGCGCCTACGATGTCCTGAGCGGCACCGCCGTACTGTTCGGCACTCCGGTTCGCATCGAACCAGAGCTAGGATCAGGTAAGTAA
- a CDS encoding Zn-dependent alcohol dehydrogenase, whose protein sequence is MKIKAAVFHGPNQPLKIEQIDIDEPQDHEVLVKTAASGVCHSDLHFVEGLYPLPGAAVLGHEAAGIVEKVGKAVTYLKPGDHVIACTSVFCGYCEECMSGHPHRCANRQATQRAKTDKPRLTQNGQKLIQFADLSTYAEKMLLHENALVKITNEIALDRAALIGCGVTTGVGAVLNTAKIEPGSTVAVFGCGGVGISAIQGARIAGARMIIAVDQFENKLAMAKRFGATHTVDASTSDAVDSIKKLTGGGGVDYSFEAVGLKKLAEQCFDAIKAGGTATIIGMIPVGQKVEIDGPKLLTERRLQGTMMGSNRFRIDMPRYIDFYMQGRLNLDDMVSKRGKLEDVNDAFKSMKAGEVARTVLMFD, encoded by the coding sequence ATGAAAATCAAAGCCGCGGTGTTTCACGGACCGAATCAACCACTCAAAATTGAACAGATCGATATCGACGAGCCGCAGGATCACGAAGTCCTGGTAAAAACCGCGGCGAGCGGCGTATGCCACAGCGACCTGCATTTTGTCGAAGGACTCTATCCCCTGCCCGGCGCCGCTGTGCTCGGCCACGAGGCGGCCGGCATCGTCGAGAAGGTCGGCAAGGCCGTCACTTATCTCAAGCCCGGCGACCACGTGATCGCCTGCACCTCGGTCTTTTGCGGCTACTGCGAAGAGTGCATGTCGGGTCACCCGCATCGATGCGCTAATCGGCAGGCGACGCAGCGCGCCAAGACCGACAAGCCGCGGCTCACACAAAATGGTCAGAAGCTGATCCAGTTCGCCGACCTCTCGACATACGCTGAGAAGATGCTGCTTCACGAAAACGCGCTGGTGAAAATCACCAACGAGATCGCGCTCGATCGCGCCGCGCTAATCGGATGCGGCGTCACGACGGGCGTTGGCGCCGTGCTCAACACGGCGAAGATCGAACCGGGCTCGACGGTCGCGGTCTTCGGATGCGGCGGCGTCGGCATCTCGGCGATCCAGGGCGCGCGCATCGCGGGCGCGCGGATGATCATCGCGGTCGATCAGTTCGAGAACAAACTTGCGATGGCGAAGCGCTTCGGTGCGACGCACACCGTCGACGCATCGACGAGCGACGCCGTCGATTCCATCAAGAAGCTGACTGGCGGAGGCGGTGTCGATTACTCATTCGAGGCAGTTGGACTCAAAAAGCTCGCCGAACAGTGCTTCGATGCGATCAAGGCGGGAGGCACGGCGACGATCATCGGCATGATCCCGGTCGGGCAGAAGGTCGAAATCGACGGACCCAAGCTCCTGACCGAGCGGCGCCTCCAAGGTACGATGATGGGAAGCAATCGCTTCCGAATCGACATGCCGCGCTACATCGATTTCTACATGCAGGGCCGCCTCAACCTCGACGACATGGTAAGCAAGCGCGGCAAGCTCGAAGACGTAAACGACGCCTTCAAATCAATGAAAGCGGGCGAGGTCGCAAGAACGGTGCTCATGTTCGACTGA
- a CDS encoding MaoC family dehydratase N-terminal domain-containing protein, with protein sequence MPQAAQRFSLISDKSLADLRKLIGVPVADSLEPWCYEATRDNIRHWAHGIGDDNPLWCDPAYAKATAYGRLVAPPSFIFPLNRSFSGYVAGLPGVHAMFAGIDVEWHKPMLHGDEFTTKVWLNELVEHETRFAGRAIQQIYRCEFINQRGEKVAEGDSWCFRTERDTARERGTKYDEVKRRAPIQYTRDDLAKIFEIYQAEAIRGATPRYIEDVTPSDKLQRIVKGPMTVTGFIAFAQGWGGLYIRANKLAWKQLQKHPGLGIANKFGYPDVPERVHWDDDLAALVGTPAAYDYGPERCSWMSHQITNWMGDKGFLRHLRVEIRRHNPVGDTLYIDGEVKRVFAEGNEHYAEIAQRAENQDGELSVLATAKVRLPSRS encoded by the coding sequence ATGCCTCAAGCAGCGCAGCGTTTTTCGCTTATCAGCGACAAGAGCCTTGCCGATCTGCGCAAGCTGATCGGAGTGCCGGTTGCCGATTCGCTCGAGCCCTGGTGCTACGAAGCGACGCGCGACAATATCCGCCACTGGGCGCACGGGATCGGCGACGACAACCCGCTCTGGTGCGATCCGGCGTACGCGAAAGCGACCGCATACGGCCGGCTCGTCGCGCCGCCATCGTTTATCTTTCCGCTTAACCGATCGTTCAGTGGATACGTCGCGGGTCTGCCCGGCGTGCATGCAATGTTCGCCGGGATCGACGTCGAGTGGCACAAGCCGATGCTCCACGGCGATGAGTTCACGACCAAGGTGTGGCTCAACGAGCTCGTCGAGCACGAGACGCGCTTCGCGGGGCGCGCCATCCAACAGATCTACCGCTGCGAGTTTATCAATCAGCGCGGCGAAAAAGTCGCTGAGGGCGATAGCTGGTGCTTTCGCACCGAGCGCGACACGGCGCGCGAGCGTGGCACCAAGTACGACGAGGTGAAGCGCAGGGCGCCAATCCAGTACACGCGCGACGACCTCGCGAAGATTTTCGAAATCTACCAAGCCGAGGCAATCCGCGGCGCGACTCCGCGCTATATCGAGGACGTGACGCCCAGCGACAAGTTGCAGCGAATCGTCAAAGGTCCGATGACGGTGACGGGCTTCATCGCATTCGCGCAGGGATGGGGCGGGCTTTACATCCGCGCCAACAAGCTCGCGTGGAAGCAATTGCAGAAGCATCCCGGCCTCGGCATCGCGAACAAGTTCGGCTATCCCGATGTGCCCGAGCGCGTGCATTGGGACGACGATCTGGCGGCGCTGGTCGGAACTCCGGCGGCATACGATTACGGTCCCGAGCGATGCTCCTGGATGTCGCATCAGATCACCAACTGGATGGGCGACAAGGGCTTCCTGCGTCATCTGCGCGTCGAGATTCGCCGGCACAATCCTGTCGGCGACACGCTTTATATCGATGGCGAAGTGAAGCGCGTTTTCGCCGAGGGCAACGAGCACTACGCGGAAATCGCGCAGCGCGCGGAGAATCAGGACGGCGAATTGTCGGTGCTCGCGACTGCTAAAGTGCGACTGCCTTCACGTAGCTAA